The Rhodobacter sp. CZR27 genome includes a window with the following:
- the gyrA gene encoding DNA gyrase subunit A encodes MTDRPEEPGDDEEMGRPHHGLPQVSIAEEMKTAYLDYAMSVIVSRAIPDLRDGLKPVHRRILYAMHETNNTHDKPYRKSARPVGDTMGKYHPHGDAAIYDALVRMAQPFSMGLKLLDGQGNFGSMDGDGAAAMRYTEVRMDKPAAFLLADIDKETVDFQDNYDGKDREPTVLPARFPNMLVNGAGGIAVGMATNIPPHNLGEVIDATLAMIENPDISTERLMEIIPGPDFPTGGVILGRSGARKAYLEGRGSVIMRAKARVEEIRSGRFAIVLDEIPYQVNKATMIEKIAEMVRDKKIEGIAHVQDESDRVGVRVVIELRRDATPEVVLNQLWRFTPMQTTFGCNMLALNGGRPEQLTLRDFLAHFLTFREEVVARRTAYELRKARERSHILCGLAVAVSNVDEVVATIRSSADPAEARERLMTRRWPAADIADYIRLIDDPSHKINEDGTYNLSEVQARAILDLRLQRLTAMGVKEVTDELAELAGKIRDYLDILGSRERIMAIISDELREVKTLFAIPRRTEISEWAGDLEDEDLIEREDMVVTITSAGYIKRTPLAEFRSQNRGGKGLASMATKEDDVVTTLFVANTHTQILFFSTDGMVYDLKCWRLPLGGRTAKGKAIVNILPIATGVTIAALMKIDEPEEEWNRLQVVFATSDGDVRRNRLSDFTNVKRNGKIAMKLPEGVSLVNVSICDENDDVMLVTAMGRAIRFPTTDVRVFSGRDSTGVRGIRLAEGDRVVSMSVIRHFEADPAERAAYLKQRRLVAGVTEEMEADEDEEEAEAGQLSQARYAEMSAAEDLILTITARGQGKISSSHDYPVRGRGGQGVTAFEKSMRGGQLVASFPVETSDQVMLATSGGQSIRVPVEQISFRSRSAGGVRVFDTGGSEEVVSVARIAEQGDEEEA; translated from the coding sequence GTGACCGACCGTCCCGAAGAGCCCGGCGATGATGAAGAAATGGGCAGGCCTCATCATGGCCTGCCGCAGGTCTCCATCGCCGAGGAGATGAAGACCGCCTATCTCGACTATGCGATGAGCGTCATCGTCAGCCGCGCGATCCCCGACCTGCGCGACGGGCTGAAGCCGGTGCACCGGCGCATCCTCTATGCGATGCACGAGACCAACAACACGCACGACAAGCCCTATCGCAAGTCGGCGCGGCCCGTGGGCGACACGATGGGGAAATACCACCCGCACGGCGACGCGGCGATCTATGACGCGCTGGTGCGGATGGCGCAGCCCTTCTCGATGGGGCTGAAGCTGCTGGACGGTCAGGGCAACTTCGGCTCGATGGACGGCGACGGCGCGGCGGCGATGCGCTACACCGAAGTGCGCATGGACAAGCCGGCGGCCTTCCTGCTGGCCGACATCGACAAGGAAACCGTCGATTTCCAGGACAACTATGACGGCAAGGACCGCGAGCCCACGGTGCTGCCGGCGCGCTTCCCGAACATGCTGGTCAACGGCGCGGGCGGCATCGCCGTCGGCATGGCGACGAACATTCCGCCGCACAACCTTGGCGAGGTGATCGACGCCACGCTCGCGATGATCGAGAACCCTGACATCTCGACCGAGCGGCTGATGGAGATCATCCCCGGCCCGGACTTCCCCACCGGCGGCGTGATCCTCGGCCGGTCCGGGGCACGCAAGGCCTATCTCGAAGGCCGCGGCTCGGTCATCATGCGGGCGAAGGCCCGCGTCGAGGAGATCCGCTCCGGCCGCTTCGCCATCGTGCTGGACGAGATTCCGTATCAGGTCAACAAGGCCACCATGATCGAGAAGATCGCCGAGATGGTGCGCGACAAGAAGATCGAGGGCATCGCCCACGTTCAGGATGAATCCGACCGCGTCGGCGTCCGCGTGGTGATCGAGCTTCGCCGCGACGCCACGCCCGAGGTGGTGCTGAACCAGCTCTGGCGCTTCACCCCGATGCAGACCACCTTCGGCTGCAACATGCTGGCGCTGAACGGCGGCCGGCCCGAGCAGCTGACGCTGCGCGATTTCCTTGCCCATTTCCTGACCTTCCGCGAGGAAGTCGTCGCGCGTCGAACCGCCTATGAACTGCGCAAGGCGCGCGAGCGCAGCCACATTCTCTGCGGCCTTGCGGTCGCGGTCTCGAACGTGGACGAGGTTGTGGCCACGATCCGCTCCTCGGCCGATCCGGCGGAAGCGCGCGAGCGGCTGATGACGCGGCGCTGGCCCGCCGCCGACATCGCCGACTACATCCGGCTGATCGACGATCCCTCCCACAAGATCAACGAGGACGGCACCTACAACCTGTCCGAGGTGCAGGCCCGCGCGATCCTCGACCTCAGGCTCCAGCGCCTGACCGCGATGGGCGTGAAGGAAGTCACGGACGAGCTGGCCGAACTGGCCGGCAAGATCCGCGACTACCTCGACATCCTCGGCAGCCGCGAGCGGATCATGGCGATCATCTCGGACGAGCTGCGCGAGGTGAAGACCCTCTTCGCGATCCCGCGCCGCACCGAGATTTCGGAATGGGCGGGCGACCTCGAGGACGAGGACCTGATCGAGCGCGAGGACATGGTGGTGACCATCACCTCCGCGGGCTACATCAAGCGCACGCCGCTGGCCGAGTTCCGCAGCCAGAACCGCGGTGGCAAGGGCCTCGCCTCGATGGCGACCAAGGAAGACGACGTGGTGACGACGCTCTTCGTCGCCAACACGCACACGCAGATCCTGTTCTTCTCGACCGACGGGATGGTCTACGACCTGAAGTGCTGGCGCCTGCCGCTGGGCGGCCGCACCGCCAAGGGCAAGGCCATCGTCAACATCCTGCCCATCGCCACCGGCGTCACGATCGCCGCGCTGATGAAGATCGACGAGCCCGAGGAGGAATGGAATCGCCTGCAGGTGGTCTTCGCCACCTCCGACGGCGACGTGCGCCGCAACCGCCTGTCGGACTTCACCAACGTGAAGCGCAACGGCAAGATCGCGATGAAGCTGCCCGAAGGCGTCAGCCTCGTGAACGTCTCGATCTGCGACGAGAACGACGACGTGATGCTGGTCACGGCGATGGGCCGGGCGATCCGCTTCCCGACCACCGACGTCCGGGTGTTCTCGGGCCGCGATTCGACCGGGGTGCGCGGCATCCGTCTGGCCGAGGGTGATCGGGTGGTGTCGATGTCCGTGATCCGCCACTTCGAGGCCGATCCGGCGGAACGCGCGGCCTATCTGAAGCAGCGGCGGCTGGTGGCCGGCGTGACCGAGGAGATGGAGGCCGACGAGGACGAGGAAGAGGCCGAAGCTGGGCAGCTTTCCCAGGCCCGCTATGCCGAGATGTCTGCGGCCGAGGACCTGATCCTGACCATCACCGCGCGCGGCCAGGGCAAGATCTCGTCCAGCCACGATTATCCGGTGCGCGGCCGCGGTGGCCAGGGCGTCACCGCCTTCGAGAAGTCGATGCGGGGCGGCCAGCTCGTGGCCTCCTTCCCGGTCGAGACCTCGGACCAGGTGATGCTGGCGACCTCGGGCGGCCAGTCGATCCGGGTGCCGGTCGAACAGATCAGCTTCCGCTCGCGCTCAGCCGGCGGGGTGCGGGTGTTCGACACCGGCGGCAGCGAAGAGGTCGTCTCGGTCGCGCGCATTGCCGAGCAGGGCGACGAGGAGGAGGCGTAA
- a CDS encoding acetolactate synthase 3 large subunit: MTEVMSGARMVVQALKDQGVDTVFGYPGGAVLPIYDEIFQQNDIRHILVRHEQGAVHMAEGYARSTGKPGVVLVTSGPGATNAVTGLVDALMDSIPLVVISGQVPTFMIGTDGFQEADTVGITRPCTKHNWLVKDTAKLAETLHQAFHVATHGRPGPVLIDIPKDVQFATAEYSPPQKARVDHYQPKVKGDLDAITRMVEMIETAERPIFYTGGGVINSGTAASQLLRELVDATGFPITSTLMGLGAYPASGKGWLGMLGMHGLYEANLAMHGCDLMINVGARFDDRITGRVKDFSPTSKKVHIDIDPSSINKVIRVDVPIVGDVGHVLEDALRLWKSRGRKVNKEALAAWWKQIAEWKAVGCLDFQNSSKLIKPQHALQRLEALTKGMDRYITTEVGQHQMWAAQFLNFEAPNRWMTSGGLGTMGYGLPASIGVQVAHPEALVINIAGDASFLMNMQELGTAMQFRLPVKQFILNNERLGMVRQWQQLLHGERYSQSWSESLPDFVKLAEAFGAKGIQCSDPADLDEAIMEMIRYDGPVVFDCLVEKHENCFPMIPSGRPHNEMLLGDAETEGAIGARGAVLV; the protein is encoded by the coding sequence ATGACCGAGGTGATGAGCGGCGCGCGGATGGTGGTCCAGGCCCTGAAGGACCAGGGCGTGGACACCGTGTTCGGCTATCCCGGCGGCGCGGTGCTGCCGATCTATGACGAGATCTTCCAGCAGAACGACATCCGCCACATCCTCGTGCGGCACGAACAGGGCGCGGTCCACATGGCCGAGGGCTATGCCCGCTCGACCGGCAAGCCCGGCGTCGTCCTCGTCACCTCGGGTCCCGGCGCCACCAATGCGGTGACGGGCCTCGTCGATGCGCTGATGGATTCGATCCCGCTCGTCGTGATCTCGGGTCAGGTTCCGACCTTCATGATCGGCACCGACGGCTTCCAGGAGGCCGATACGGTGGGCATCACCCGCCCCTGCACCAAGCACAACTGGCTGGTGAAGGACACCGCGAAGCTGGCCGAGACGCTGCATCAGGCCTTCCATGTCGCCACCCACGGCCGCCCGGGCCCGGTGCTGATCGACATCCCGAAGGACGTGCAGTTCGCCACCGCCGAATACTCGCCGCCGCAGAAGGCCCGCGTCGATCACTACCAGCCGAAGGTGAAGGGCGATCTCGACGCGATCACCCGCATGGTCGAGATGATCGAGACCGCCGAGCGGCCGATCTTCTACACCGGCGGCGGCGTCATCAACTCGGGCACTGCGGCGAGCCAGCTGCTGCGCGAACTGGTCGATGCCACGGGCTTCCCGATCACCTCGACGCTGATGGGGCTGGGCGCTTATCCGGCTTCCGGCAAGGGCTGGCTCGGGATGCTGGGGATGCACGGGCTTTACGAGGCCAATCTCGCCATGCACGGCTGCGACCTGATGATCAACGTCGGCGCCCGCTTCGACGACCGCATCACCGGGCGCGTCAAGGATTTCAGCCCGACCTCGAAGAAGGTCCACATCGACATCGACCCATCCTCGATCAACAAGGTGATCCGGGTGGACGTGCCGATCGTCGGCGACGTCGGCCACGTGCTGGAGGACGCGCTGCGGCTGTGGAAGTCGCGCGGCCGCAAGGTCAACAAGGAGGCGCTCGCCGCCTGGTGGAAGCAGATCGCCGAGTGGAAGGCGGTGGGCTGCCTCGACTTCCAGAACTCGTCCAAGCTCATCAAGCCGCAGCACGCGCTGCAGCGGCTGGAGGCGCTGACCAAGGGGATGGACCGCTACATCACCACCGAGGTCGGCCAGCACCAGATGTGGGCCGCGCAGTTCCTGAACTTCGAGGCGCCGAACCGCTGGATGACCTCCGGTGGCCTCGGGACGATGGGCTACGGCCTGCCGGCCTCGATCGGGGTGCAGGTGGCGCATCCCGAGGCGCTGGTGATCAACATCGCAGGCGACGCATCCTTCCTGATGAACATGCAGGAGCTCGGCACCGCGATGCAGTTCCGCCTGCCGGTCAAGCAGTTCATCCTGAACAACGAGCGCCTCGGCATGGTGCGCCAGTGGCAGCAGCTGCTGCATGGCGAGCGCTACTCGCAAAGCTGGTCGGAAAGCCTGCCGGATTTCGTGAAGCTTGCCGAAGCCTTCGGCGCCAAGGGCATACAGTGCTCGGACCCGGCGGATCTGGACGAGGCGATCATGGAGATGATCCGCTACGACGGGCCGGTGGTGTTCGACTGTCTGGTGGAAAAGCACGAGAACTGCTTCCCGATGATCCCCTCGGGGCGGCCGCACAACGAGATGCTGCTGGGCGACGCCGAGACCGAGGGCGCCATCGGCGCCCGCGGCGCGGTGCTGGTCTGA
- a CDS encoding enoyl-CoA hydratase-related protein yields MTYQTIRAEERDGIALLTLARPEVMNALSGRMRAELLEAVAAAASSARVIVLTGEGRGFCSGQDLGDAAGLGAPDLGRILREEYEPLLRAIADCPVPTLAAVNGVAAGAGANLALACDVVIATESASFIQAFTRIGLIPDAGGTWTLPRQIGLARAMGAALFADKVSAREAEDWGMIWEAVPDEVFVAHWQARAAHLAAGPTTAYRALKRALRESYANGFEAQLALEAELQAGCGATADFAEGVAAFLEKRPARFTGR; encoded by the coding sequence ATGACCTATCAGACGATCAGGGCCGAGGAACGGGACGGCATCGCGCTGCTGACGCTGGCCCGGCCCGAGGTGATGAACGCACTGTCGGGCCGGATGCGCGCCGAACTGCTGGAAGCGGTTGCGGCCGCCGCCTCCAGCGCCCGGGTCATCGTGCTGACGGGCGAGGGGCGGGGCTTCTGCTCGGGTCAGGATCTGGGCGATGCGGCGGGTCTTGGCGCGCCGGACCTTGGCCGCATCCTGCGCGAGGAATACGAACCCTTGCTGCGCGCCATCGCCGATTGCCCGGTGCCGACGCTGGCGGCGGTGAACGGGGTGGCTGCGGGCGCTGGGGCTAACCTCGCGCTGGCCTGCGACGTGGTGATCGCCACGGAAAGCGCCAGCTTCATCCAGGCCTTCACCCGGATCGGCCTGATCCCCGACGCCGGCGGCACATGGACCCTGCCGCGCCAGATCGGTCTCGCCCGCGCCATGGGCGCCGCGCTTTTCGCCGACAAGGTCAGCGCGCGCGAGGCCGAAGACTGGGGGATGATCTGGGAGGCGGTCCCCGACGAGGTCTTCGTCGCGCACTGGCAGGCGCGGGCCGCGCATCTGGCCGCGGGGCCCACCACCGCCTACCGGGCGCTGAAGCGGGCGCTGCGGGAAAGCTATGCCAATGGCTTCGAGGCGCAGCTTGCGCTGGAGGCGGAACTGCAGGCGGGATGCGGCGCCACGGCCGATTTCGCCGAAGGGGTGGCCGCCTTTCTGGAAAAGCGGCCCGCCCGGTTCACCGGCCGCTGA
- a CDS encoding usg protein, which translates to MRETELMLNGYGLTTAEIFYRMPDHRNVLNTFVWQEYDLAPDYPALFRFIEFWQEKIEGPLHSVRFTHRKLIKPGEWRNVVGEFRLN; encoded by the coding sequence ATGCGCGAAACGGAACTGATGCTGAACGGCTATGGGCTGACCACGGCCGAGATCTTCTATCGGATGCCGGACCACCGGAACGTCCTGAACACCTTCGTCTGGCAGGAATACGACCTTGCCCCGGACTACCCTGCGCTTTTCCGCTTCATCGAGTTCTGGCAGGAAAAGATCGAGGGGCCGCTGCATTCGGTGCGCTTCACGCATCGCAAGCTGATCAAGCCCGGCGAATGGCGCAACGTCGTGGGCGAGTTCCGGCTGAACTGA
- the rocF gene encoding arginase has protein sequence MRKTCILIGAPIDTGQRRPGCLMGPAAYRVAGLAKALTDLGLDVQDRGDVACGPLPEVTAARPGLHALPETIGWTTALTEAVDRALDEGFPIVMGGDHSLALGTVAGAAAHAAAEGRPLFLLWLDAHSDFHTLLTTTSGNLHGVPVAYAAGRDGFDGFPPFPAPLPADRICLFGIRSVDPEEHAALLLHEVSIIDMRVIDEFGICAPMRGFLDRVRAANGMLHVSLDVDFVDPSHAPAVGTTVPGGATVREAHLVMELLHESGLVTSLDLVELNPFLDERGRTARLMVELAASIMGRKVFDRPTRGFG, from the coding sequence ATGCGCAAGACCTGCATCCTGATCGGCGCGCCGATCGACACCGGCCAGCGCCGCCCCGGCTGCCTGATGGGACCGGCGGCCTATCGCGTGGCCGGCCTTGCGAAGGCGCTGACCGATCTGGGCCTCGATGTGCAGGACCGGGGCGACGTGGCCTGCGGGCCGCTGCCCGAGGTGACCGCAGCCCGTCCCGGACTGCATGCCCTGCCCGAGACGATCGGCTGGACGACGGCACTGACCGAAGCCGTGGACCGCGCCCTGGACGAGGGCTTTCCCATCGTGATGGGGGGCGATCATTCGCTGGCGCTCGGCACCGTGGCGGGTGCCGCCGCCCACGCCGCAGCCGAGGGGCGGCCGCTGTTCCTGCTGTGGCTGGATGCGCATTCCGATTTCCACACCCTGCTCACGACCACCTCGGGCAACCTGCACGGCGTGCCGGTGGCCTATGCCGCGGGCCGCGACGGCTTCGACGGATTCCCGCCCTTCCCGGCGCCGCTGCCGGCCGACCGGATCTGCCTGTTCGGCATCCGCTCGGTCGATCCCGAGGAACATGCGGCCCTTCTTCTGCACGAGGTCTCGATCATCGACATGCGCGTGATCGACGAGTTCGGGATCTGCGCGCCGATGCGTGGCTTTCTGGACCGCGTGCGCGCGGCGAACGGCATGCTCCACGTCTCGCTCGACGTGGATTTCGTCGACCCGAGCCACGCGCCGGCTGTCGGAACCACGGTTCCGGGCGGCGCCACGGTGCGCGAGGCCCATCTGGTGATGGAGCTTCTGCACGAGAGCGGCCTTGTCACCTCGCTCGATCTCGTGGAGCTGAACCCGTTCCTTGACGAGCGCGGCCGCACGGCGCGGCTGATGGTCGAGCTTGCCGCCTCGATCATGGGGCGCAAGGTGTTCGACCGGCCGACGCGCGGCTTCGGCTGA
- a CDS encoding heme lyase CcmF/NrfE family subunit — MIVELGHFALVLALAVALVQSVAPLVGAHRRWSGWMAVAEPAAMTQLLLIGFSFAALTWAFVTSDFSVRLVVLNSHTLKPMLYKISGVWGNHEGSLLLWVLILALFGACAAAFGQNLPATLKARVLAVQGMIGAAFLAFLLFTSNPFLRVPEAPFDGRDLNPLLQDPGLAFHPPFLYLGYVGLSMAFSFAVAALIEGRVDAAWGRWVRPWTLAAWIFLTIGIALGSWWAYYELGWGGFWFWDPVENASFMPWLIAAALLHSAIVVEKREALKSWTILLAILAFGFSLIGTFIVRSGVITSVHAFANDPERGVFILLILAAFMGGALTLFAARASAMEAKGVFSIVSRESGLVLNNVLLTVACFVVFIGTIWPLLAELLWGRKLSVGAPFFNAAFTPFMVAIALVLPLGAMLPWKRAQIGRAMRPLWGALALSLALGGLVYAMQTGRSLLGPVGLALGTWLVFATLVDLWGRTGRGSVAGRLSRLGRLPRADWGKATAHAGLGVTIFAVAAITAWQVEDIRVMREGESFALGRYEITLQGVDEVEGPNYRSTTAAFRVTRDGQEVAVLHPEKRVYPVAAMPTTEAAIDYGLTRDLYLVIGDAQDGGGYAVRSYIKPYANWIWGGAMLMALGGFLSLSDRRYRIAAGARRAPAAVAAE; from the coding sequence ATGATCGTCGAACTCGGCCATTTCGCACTCGTGCTGGCGCTGGCCGTCGCGCTGGTGCAATCGGTGGCGCCGCTGGTGGGGGCGCACCGGCGCTGGTCGGGCTGGATGGCCGTCGCGGAACCGGCCGCCATGACCCAGCTTCTGCTGATCGGCTTTTCCTTCGCGGCACTGACCTGGGCCTTCGTGACCTCGGACTTCTCGGTGCGTCTGGTGGTGCTGAACTCGCACACGCTGAAGCCCATGCTCTACAAGATCAGCGGCGTCTGGGGGAACCACGAGGGCTCGCTGCTGCTGTGGGTGCTGATCCTCGCGCTGTTCGGTGCCTGTGCGGCGGCCTTCGGGCAGAACCTGCCTGCGACGCTGAAGGCGCGGGTGCTGGCGGTGCAGGGCATGATCGGAGCGGCGTTCCTCGCCTTCCTGCTCTTCACCTCGAACCCGTTCCTGCGCGTGCCCGAGGCGCCGTTCGACGGGCGCGACCTGAACCCGCTGCTGCAGGACCCGGGTCTCGCCTTCCATCCACCCTTCCTCTACCTCGGCTATGTCGGGCTTTCGATGGCCTTCTCCTTCGCCGTGGCCGCGCTGATCGAGGGGCGCGTCGATGCCGCATGGGGCCGGTGGGTCAGGCCCTGGACGCTGGCGGCCTGGATCTTCCTCACCATCGGCATCGCGCTGGGATCGTGGTGGGCCTATTACGAGCTTGGCTGGGGCGGCTTCTGGTTCTGGGACCCGGTCGAGAACGCCTCCTTCATGCCCTGGCTGATCGCGGCGGCGCTGCTGCACTCGGCCATCGTGGTGGAAAAGCGCGAGGCGCTGAAAAGCTGGACGATCCTGCTCGCCATCCTCGCCTTCGGCTTCTCGCTGATCGGGACGTTCATCGTCCGCTCGGGCGTCATCACCAGCGTGCACGCCTTCGCCAACGACCCCGAGCGCGGGGTGTTCATCCTGCTGATCCTCGCGGCCTTCATGGGCGGGGCGCTGACGCTGTTTGCCGCCCGCGCCTCGGCGATGGAGGCGAAGGGCGTGTTCTCCATCGTCAGCCGCGAGTCGGGTCTTGTGCTGAACAACGTCCTGCTGACCGTGGCCTGCTTCGTCGTCTTCATCGGCACGATCTGGCCCCTGCTGGCCGAGCTTCTGTGGGGTCGCAAGCTGTCGGTCGGCGCGCCCTTCTTCAACGCGGCCTTCACGCCCTTCATGGTGGCGATCGCGCTTGTGCTGCCGCTCGGGGCGATGCTGCCGTGGAAGCGCGCGCAGATCGGTCGGGCGATGCGGCCGCTGTGGGGCGCGCTCGCGCTGTCGCTGGCGCTGGGCGGGCTGGTCTATGCGATGCAGACCGGGCGCTCGCTCCTCGGACCCGTGGGGCTGGCGCTGGGGACCTGGCTGGTGTTCGCCACGCTCGTAGATCTCTGGGGCCGGACCGGCCGCGGCAGCGTCGCGGGCCGCCTGTCGCGCCTTGGCCGCCTGCCGCGTGCCGACTGGGGCAAGGCCACGGCCCATGCCGGGCTGGGCGTGACGATCTTCGCCGTCGCCGCCATCACCGCCTGGCAGGTCGAGGACATCCGCGTGATGCGCGAGGGCGAAAGCTTCGCCCTCGGCCGCTACGAGATCACGCTTCAGGGCGTGGATGAGGTCGAGGGGCCGAACTATCGCTCCACCACCGCCGCGTTCCGCGTGACGCGGGACGGGCAGGAGGTGGCGGTGCTGCATCCTGAAAAGCGGGTCTATCCTGTCGCGGCCATGCCCACGACCGAGGCCGCCATCGACTACGGCCTGACCCGCGACCTCTATCTGGTGATCGGCGATGCGCAGGATGGCGGCGGCTATGCGGTGCGCAGCTACATCAAGCCCTATGCCAACTGGATCTGGGGCGGGGCGATGCTGATGGCGCTGGGCGGGTTCCTGAGCCTTTCGGACCGGCGCTACAGGATTGCCGCGGGCGCCCGGCGTGCCCCTGCCGCGGTGGCCGCGGAATGA
- the ilvN gene encoding acetolactate synthase small subunit, which produces MAPLNIKQGSTSHSAYDLRDPNAEVIEQHTLALVVDNESGVLARVIGLFSGRGYNIDSLTVAEVDHTGHRSRITIVTRGTPQVIDQIKAQLARLVPVHEVHDLTVEGPSVQRELALFKVSGKGEARIEALRLAEIFRAKVVDSTLESFVFEITGTPEKIDALADLMRPLGLREMARTGVAALSRGI; this is translated from the coding sequence ATGGCGCCGCTCAACATCAAGCAGGGATCGACGTCGCATTCGGCCTATGACCTCCGCGACCCGAACGCCGAGGTCATCGAACAGCACACGCTGGCGCTGGTCGTGGACAACGAGAGCGGGGTTCTGGCCCGTGTGATCGGCCTCTTCTCGGGCCGGGGCTACAACATCGACAGCCTGACCGTGGCCGAGGTGGACCACACCGGCCACCGCAGCCGCATCACCATCGTGACGCGCGGCACGCCGCAGGTCATCGACCAGATCAAGGCGCAGCTCGCGCGTCTGGTCCCCGTGCACGAGGTGCACGACCTGACCGTCGAGGGGCCCTCGGTGCAGCGCGAACTGGCGCTGTTCAAGGTCTCGGGCAAGGGCGAGGCGCGGATCGAGGCCCTGCGTCTGGCCGAGATCTTCCGCGCCAAGGTGGTCGATTCGACGCTGGAGAGCTTCGTGTTCGAGATCACCGGCACGCCGGAGAAGATCGACGCGCTGGCCGATCTGATGCGCCCGCTGGGCCTGCGCGAGATGGCGCGGACCGGGGTTGCGGCGCTGTCGCGCGGGATCTGA
- a CDS encoding cytochrome c-type biogenesis protein codes for MRLAALLLMGLLAGPALAVQPDEVLPDPALEARARDISQGLRCLVCRNENIDDSNAQLARDLRLLVRERLVAGDSDAEVMDFVVDRYGEYVLLNPTTGGANLILWVAGPAMLTAGLGIAALYLRRRRNAPEPEAARLSEDEKARLAEILKD; via the coding sequence ATGAGGCTCGCGGCACTTCTCCTCATGGGGCTGCTGGCCGGTCCCGCCCTTGCCGTCCAGCCGGACGAGGTCCTGCCCGATCCGGCGCTCGAGGCCCGGGCGCGCGACATCTCGCAAGGGCTGCGCTGCCTCGTCTGCCGCAACGAGAACATCGATGATTCGAACGCCCAGCTTGCGCGCGACCTGCGCCTTCTTGTGCGAGAGCGGCTGGTGGCGGGCGACAGCGATGCCGAGGTCATGGATTTCGTGGTGGACCGCTACGGCGAATACGTGCTGCTGAACCCGACGACCGGTGGCGCCAACCTGATCCTGTGGGTCGCGGGGCCCGCGATGCTGACCGCCGGCCTCGGCATTGCCGCGCTCTACCTGCGTCGCCGCCGCAACGCGCCCGAGCCCGAGGCCGCGCGCCTGTCGGAGGACGAGAAGGCCCGACTGGCCGAGATCCTGAAGGACTGA